The following proteins are co-located in the Tenrec ecaudatus isolate mTenEca1 chromosome 11, mTenEca1.hap1, whole genome shotgun sequence genome:
- the LOC142461704 gene encoding GTP-binding nuclear protein Ran-like: protein MATQGEPQVQFKLVLVGGGGTGKTTFVKRHLTGEFEKKYVTTLGVEVHPLVFHTNRGPIKFNMWDTAGQEKFGGLRDGYYIQAQCAIIMFDVTSRVTYKNVPNWHRDLVRVCENIPIVLCGNKVDIKDRKVKAKSIVFHRKKNLQYYDISAKSNYNFEKPFLWLARKLIGDPNLEFVAMPALAPPEVVMDPALAAQYEHDLEVAQTTALPDEDDDL, encoded by the coding sequence ATGGCCACCCAAGGAGAACCCCAGGTCCAGTTCAAACTCGtactggtgggtggtggtggtactgGAAAAACAACATTTGTGAAACGTCACCTGACTGGTGAATTTGAGAAGAAGTATGTAACTACCTTAGGTGTTGAGGTCCATCCCCTTGTGTTCCATACTAACAGAGGACCTATCAAATTCAACATGTGGGATACAGCTGGTCAAGAAAAATTTGGAGGACTGAGAGATGGCTATTATATTCAAGCCCAGTGTGCCATTATAATGTTCGACGTAACCTCAAGGGTTACTTACAAGAATGTGCCTAACTGGCATAGGGATCTGGTTCGAGTATGTGAAAACATACCCATCGTGCTGTGTGGCAACAAAGTGGATATTAAGGACAGGAAAGTTAAGGCAAAATCCATTGTCTTCCACCGAAAGAAGAACCTTCAGTACTATGACATTTCTGCCAAAAGCAACTACAACTTTGAAAAGCCCTTCCTTTGGCTTGCTAGAAAACTCATTGGCGATCCTAACTTGGAGTTTGTTGCCATGCCTGCTCTGGCCCCACCAGAGGTTGTTATGGACCCAGCTTTGGCAGCCCAGTATGAGCATGATTTAGAGGTTGCGCAGACAACCGCTCTCCCGGATGAAGATGATGACCTGTGA